One window from the genome of Nicotiana sylvestris chromosome 9, ASM39365v2, whole genome shotgun sequence encodes:
- the LOC138878610 gene encoding uncharacterized protein, protein MAPYPRPQGYNNQNQQQWYNPSQQQHGGREEDGFARLEAMMQHVIGSNAKINERVNAHDAAIKNIEVQVGQISMSLNNRPHGTLPADIQINPKDQGPKQLMAVSLRNDRNLDVEKERARETRQTETLIPVPIELDESTKLTEVPVQPAQEENSIQNATEKEAETVQEPVVDIAADKDQSQLIGKKRPPAPFPQRLAKYQKEEQYKKFFEMLKQIQVNILLIEALKEMPGYAKMMKDLMSRKFDFQDLDTVTLAQTSSAVVTKLIAEKLSNPGSFTIPCTIGNFAFAKALCDLGANINLMPLAIYKRLGIGRARPTSMLLQLADRTVKRPSETDDEVLTIEDPLAACLMNLNEVNGEELAE, encoded by the exons ATGGCACCATACCCAAGGCCACAGGGATATAATAATCAGAATCAGCAGCAATGGTATAACCCTTCTCAACAGCAGCATGGTGGAAGggaggaagatgggtttgctagacttgaggcaatgatgcagcatgttattgggtctaatgcaaaGATTAATGAGAGAGtgaatgcacatgatgcagcaatcaagaatattgaagtgcaagtGGGCCAAATTTCtatgtctctgaacaatcgtcctcatgggacactacctgcagacatccagataaatccaaaagatcaaggcccaaagCAGCTGATGGCGGTAAGTCTACGTAATGACAGAAATTTGGATGTAGAGAaagagagggctcgagaaacTAGACAAACTGAGACACTTATACCAGTGCCTATTGAGTTGGACGAGTCAACGAAACTGACGGAGGTGCCAGTCcagcctgcccaggaagaaaATAGCATTCAGAATGCGAccgagaaagaagctgagacagtCCAGGAACCTGTAGTTGATATAGCAGCTGATAAGGATCAATCCCAgttgattgggaagaagagacctcctgcaCCTTTCCCTCAGAGGTTGGCTAAGTACCAAAAGGAGGAGCAATACAAGAAGTTCTTCgaaatgctgaaacaaatccaggtaaacatACTATTGATTGAagctttgaaggagatgcctgggtatgcaaaaatgatgaaggacttgatgtcccgaaagtttgatttccaagacttggacACAGTTACTCTTGCTCAGACAAGTAGTGCAGTGGTGACTAAACTAATTGCAGAAAAGCTGTCTAACCCAGggagctttacaattccatgcactattggtaattttgcttttgctaaAGCACTATGTGATCTAGGGGCCAACatcaatcttatgcccctggcaaTTTACAAGAGGCTgggcattggaagagctagacccacctctatgttgttgcagctggctgacaggacAGTGAAACGACCCTCTG agactgatgatgaggtGCTAACCATTGAGGACCCCCTTGCTGCATGTTTAATGAATTTGAATGAGGTGAATGGAGAGGAACTGGCGGAATGA